The following proteins are encoded in a genomic region of Hypanus sabinus isolate sHypSab1 chromosome 19, sHypSab1.hap1, whole genome shotgun sequence:
- the LOC132378100 gene encoding general transcription factor II-I repeat domain-containing protein 2-like has translation MVDMTAHLNTLNTALQGKGRTALHMLEDVLAFERKLTVLARDLQKGTLSHFPNLREFKQGHDMIISEYLHSAIIAMQTSFGKRFCEFREEKNTLSFPVTPLSIDPSLLNTTALAGVSQPDLEMELADIANKDIWVSKFRRLTADLEDVARQKAILAQNHKWSDIENLPNPDQLVFETWNAVPDIYVNMKKYALGVLSIFGSTYVCEQVFSNMNFIKNKHRACFTDDSLRSCVKMKVTSYSPDVQTLCAEVQEQKSH, from the coding sequence atggtagacatgacagcgcacctgaacacgctgaacacagctcttcaggggaaaggacgcacagccctgcacatgttggaggatgtcttggcattcgagcgcaagttgacagtgcttgccagagatttacagaaaggcactttgtctcacttccccaatttgagagagttcaaacaaggtcacgacatgataatttcggagtatttacattctgcaatcatcgcaatgcaaacatcgtttgggaaacgcttctgtgagttcagagaggaaaaaaacacattatccttcccggtcactcccttaagcatcgatccttccctactgaatacgactgcattggcaggtgtgagtcaacctgatcttgagatggaactggccgacatagccaacaaagacatatgggtgtccaagtttagacgcttgacagcagaccttgaagatgttgcccgtcagaaggccattcttgctcagaatcacaaatggagtgatattgaaaaccttccaaatccggaccaacttgtgtttgaaacatggaatgctgtgcccgacatttatgtaaacatgaaaaagtatgcgcttggagtcctgtcgatctttggatccacatatgtatgtgagcaggtgttctccaacatgaactttattaaaaacaaacatcgcgcatgcttcacagatgacagcttgcgatcctgtgtaaagatgaaggtgacgtcatacagccctgatgtgcagacgctgtgcgctgaggtccaggagcagaaatcccattaa